The window AAATTACTCGTTTTATTATATCGGCCACCTAAGGAAATCTCCAGTGTTGGATAATCTGTTCCATGGTTACATAGGTTTAATTGTTAGCAATTTCTTCCAGGAGTTTAAACAAAATCTTCCTCTGTGACTTCCATCCAGGGTTCCTAGTTTGGCTTTTCAGAATTATGCAGAAGTCCAACCTCTAGGACAGCCCTTCAGATCACGGAATCCACAATTGTGTCTTCTACCTGCTCCCCCTTCACCAAATCTTAGGAGTCAAAGGGCGCCTCCTGTTAGTCCAGTCTGCTTCTGACCAAGTATTGCCTCTACGGTGTTCCTAAAGTAGCCATCCGGGCTTCATTGGAAGAACTCTAGTGAGAGAAGACATATGCACATAACACCCCCCCAATTATGGGGGCTCCCCCTGGTTCTGTCTTGAACCACCACCCCTCAGGCTTGGAATGCACTCGCTCCTTTTCTCAGCTTCTGAGAGTCCCTCTCTTCGTTTAAGATTTTGTCCAGGCATCAGCCTCTTCACATATCAGCCTCTTCCTGATCCTGCTGCTGCCCTCCCTCCCATGCTGCCTTGTACTGAACTACATGTTTGCCCTATTCTAATGTAAGCACTTTGCAAGTAGGTGTTGTTTTACTTGTGGTGCTCgaattcccagtgcctggcacatagtaggtgcttgatagaTTCTTGCTGATTGAGTGAGTGAATatagcccattctatttttggacagtTAATTAGCTTTTCCCTTGCATCAAGTCTAAATCTTCCACTACACCTTTTACCTGTTCTAGATTTGCCCTCCGGAACCAAGCAAGGGGAACAAAAATTGAATTCCCTTTTCACTTAATCAGAAGGCAGCCACCATTTCAATACCCGTCTCCACATCTTCTCTTAGGCCAGACATTGCCAGTTCTTCCATCCAGTCTTCATGTAGCTCAATACTGAGATTCTGCCTTGTCCTAGTTTTCTTGGGATTCTCTCCAAGTTGTCCTCTCCaaaacatgtcactcagggctgaCCACAACACTTGGTACTCTGATGAGGGGAGAAAATGGTGCACTGTTCATTTCCTCTGTTCTGGATGCCATGCCTCTTTTGCTGTGGCCTAACATGTCAATTGGTTTTTGGTTGCTATGTTCCACTATTTACTTATAATGAAGATGACTGTCCACCAAAATCCTCCGGTCTTTTTTGACCCCGTTTAGCCACATTTTCTCCCTCTTGTGCTCAGtgttggctttttgtttgttttttttttaacacatctAGGACTTTATGTTTAacttttaatgttttcttcttaCTTTTGATCCAttaattagcaaacatttattaagtgtctctaGTCATtggagataaaacaaaaaaatgaacaagcacCACTCTCATTCTGTCAGGGAATAgagcatgtacatacatatatacatgtactacATGTGCATGTAGTGGATATACAGAATAAACACAGGGTAGTGTGGAAGAGAGGACACTAAGATTTGGCCTAGCAAGGTCTTCCAGTGTCCTGACATTTGTATTGTGGACAGACTTGCCTTCCATGTTTTTATCCAGGTCATCAATACAAGTTGAACAGCATAGGGCCAAGGACAGATCTCTGAAGGATGCCACtggagacatctttttttttttttaagtgaggcagttggggttaagtgacttgcccagggtcacacagctagtaagtgttaagtgtctgaggccggatttgaactcaggtactcctgactccaaggccggtgctctatccactacgccacttagctgccctgacatcTCTTTTTGCTCCTTTAGTTAATCTGGTCATTAAGTCAGTTCCAAAGTAATTTAATGATCATTATGTAGGTCCCTTATCTTCTATCACGTCACCAAGGATAGCATGGGGGCCTTTTATCACCTTTTCTGAAATGGAAATAAATTCGAATGCGCTCTGATCTACCATTCAATAACAAGTGttgaaaaaaaggaagtgagattTGAGTCTCCTGTGACCTGTTCATATTGAAGCCACGCTTATTCTTAGCGAGGTTACCGCTTCCCTTTTTTGAAAGATTCATGAACAATTCTTTGAACAGTTCTTCCTGTGTTCCACTATGGTTACCCATTGGTATGCCCCAGGTTATTCATATTCTTCCTAAACTTTGGCACCCAGAACAGAATATTAATTAACCGGCCTAAGTTTATTTAAAGCTCAGCAAATCTCTTAGCATTAGTCAAGATGAACatacattaattcattcaacacaTGTGAGTATCTATTACATGTAAGGTGCTATTCAGGAGGGGATGGCAAAATACAAAACCAATCCCAACAGGGTCCTTAATGTTAAAGGGAATTCAGTCCTCAAGCTTACAGCCCTTCAGGTAGGGGAGTTCCCCTAAGATCTCTGCTGGTCTGTCCTTTTCTGCCATCCCCTGACCTCTGGGGGAAGTGGAGAGAAGACCAAAGACTGCCCTCCCTGCCCTATCTGGCTTGGTGGCAGCCATACCATCCCTGCTGTGGGGCACCTGGAATCCCAGGAGCAAGGGAATTAACCAACCCCCTCAACTTTGGGCCCCTGAAACCTGAGCTATCCATTGGAAAGAAGCAGAGGGGGGGAGCATGAAAGGGCAGGAACAAAAGGCCCCCTCCTCCATAAAGGTAGCTGGTGGCCCCATTCACACCATAGTGCTAACCAGTCCAAAGCGGCTCATCAAAGTACCCGGAGCCTTAAAAGGTCCTTTATGAGGGGACAAGTTCTCCCTGCTCTGGCCCCAGTGCCGACCAGGTGCCCTGGTGAGGCCTCCCCTTCGAGGGGGCTTCCATTGATTCCCCAGTATAAAACTGCCACTTTCTACTCCCAGCCAATCTGTATGGAAAATCTTACCCATTCCCCCACCTCCCTGTGCTCATCACCACCTAGCATGGGCTTCATGAAGCGGTGGCCAGCACACCTGTGAAATTCTGACCCACGGTGGGGGGGGGTGCATTCCATACTCTACTGCTGACCCATCTTATTATCCATCCTCTACAAGTTCTAAGACGGCTCTAGAGTGACCCCTGCTGGCTAGCAGGAATTGCCTGACCTATCCCAGAGGATGGTTGAAGGACTAGGAAGAGTATTCTTTGGTCCTCATtatcaggaggaccggagttacCCTTAGCCCTCCTGCCTTAGAGGCTGTGGAGTTGATTGGGTATTTCCCCCAGTTACCAATTTCCTTGGCTGGGCTGACCATGGCACCCCAGCTTCTGTGGGAGACCCCAGAATAGAGTAGAAGCTGTtggtattggggagggggggcccTGGCCCAGGAAAGCCCGCACCCTCTCCTAGCCCACATCACCCATAAGGTGTGTCCCAAATAAGGTATTCTGGTACAGCTCTGCCATCACCCAGGTGTTCCCCCTTTCTCACCACACATTCCCACCCCAGCCTTTTGAGCCTGAGGAAATCTAGTGTGCTTTATCCCCTAGAAGGACACATTAGCCCATAGTTCATAAGGAGGGGTGCTGTTATGCAGAGTGTGTAGCTTCTCCTTCCCAGCCTCCCCAGGAAATGAGACCAGGAAGTATTAAAAAGGCTTCATGCCCCACTCTGGACCCAGGCCTGGCAGACCAGACCATTTGGGGATGGCATTTCCCAGGGATCCTCCAACTGATTCCAGAGCCTTTTAAGGAGACCCTTGATAGTGTGGGATAGGGGAGAGGGAATTTCCCCTGCTGAGTGTGGGCAGTCTAAGCGGAGCACAGTTAGCAGCAGCAACCCTAGGCAGGGGGACCCAAGAAATAATCCTTGCCTCTCCCTCCTACTGCCCCCTCAGATTCTTGGGGAGCTATTTGGTTTAGCCTCTCCCATGTTAGGGCACTCTCCTGCAGCCTCAGACTTGAGCCTCAGGAGGGTCAGAAAAGAGACTGGAAAGAACAAAGAGGCTCTCTGTCcatgagggagaagagagatgaaatgGAAGCTGGTGCCCTACCTGCTCTGTCCACCCTGTGATCCTCACTCAGTAGCAGTGACTCTAagccttgggacagctaggtggtgcagtgggtaaagcactggccttggattcaggaggacctcagacacttgacactcattacctgcgtgaccctgggcaagtcacttaaccccaactgcctcaccaaaaaaaaaaaccagcctctCCCAGAGGTGGCCTTAGAGATAGTGTAGCTCCCCCTTCATGCATCGtagctcttctctctccctcacatcATTGATGACCCCTGCCCTTGCTGAATACCTAAATGGGTGAGGACCTGGGACAGTGACTGGGTGGCTGCATCTAGGGAGGAGGGAGATCTCCCCCAACGCACCCTACTCTGGGGCCTCATTctccttgcctataaaatggCCACAGTGACACTATCCAGAGTGAGAGCCTTTGGCCCTCCCGCCTCCCCATTCTCCTGGGATGGGCAGGGAGTGCCCAGATGCAGCCCTGCTACGGGGAACAGTTCTCGCTTCCCTCTGGCTGTCCGGGGGAGGAGGGGCTGGGGCCCGACCTGGAGACACTCGGGCCCCCAGCCAGGCCCCGCCCGCACATGCTCAGTCCCAGAGCTTCTCTTACTTTCAGTTTCTATCTGACATTCTGCCTGACACAAGTTTCTTCCCCCTCTCGTGGGGCCTTTTGGGGCCTCTACCCCGTGCCAGTGGGGGTGTCCAGCCTCCCTCCACTGCCCAATTCAGTCCGGGTGGGTCCCCCATCCCACAAGCCCGAGCTCCCCTGCTGTCCCTAGCTCTAGAGGAGAGCCAGAGGGAGCTGACCCAGGGATGATGGAGACCCCTTCATCCAGCGGTGTGCAGTGCTTCCTGGCTGATTCCAGGGTGGACCACCCCATGGAGAGAGGTAAGAACAAGCCCACCTCTCAAAGCTCTGTGCCCTCTTTGGACAGCAGgaatctccctcctcctcctcctgggggattggggtaggggagggggaaaggcgaAGGAAGGGTGCCCAGGGGCAGGGAGGATCCCCCCTTTTCTCCATCCTGGGGGAACAGGctgggacagggagagagacagccAGGGACGGGGTTCTCAGGCCAGTGCTCAGAGTTGGGCCAAAACTTGAGTGAGCACACCTGGAGTTAGAGATCCTGGCCTTTTGTCCcatcctgtgcccctcccacacaCAGGGATCCAGCATCTGAGCCTGGGAGACCAAGATGCTCCATCTGACATCTGCCAGTGAGTTCTAAGACCTTGGACCTGAGGAAGCCCAGGAGGGACCGGACCCACAGGAACACAATGGGGTTCAATTTCCCAGGGAACCACACCATTCCACAGGGTGTTCTCCCCACTGCGGGGACTCAAAGGAGCCGCAGGCTGAGATGACTAATGTCAAGCTGGAGGCTGGGAGGTGGGAGGCAGCTTCAAAAGCTTGGGTTCTAGATGGGTGTGTCATCCTCAGATTGTTCCCCTTTCCCTAGGGCATCTGCTCACCAGAGACTTGGGAGCTCTCCCACCAGACCTGGGAATGGTGAACTGGGAGAGAGGCCAGCTTCTCCGAAGTCCCCGAACCTCCCTGCCCTAGGATCAACCTCAAGAGACAGTGGTTCCCCCCTCACCATGGAAAGTGACACGGACCTCACAGCCAATCTGCTGCCCTCTGGTGGGATGTGCTCCCGGTGTCTCACCCTTCGGACCCCGGTGACTGAGAGTACTCATGGCTCTCAGTTGCCCAATCCCTTACTTCCTGGGAGTCCCACTCCACAGGATCAGGATAAGGAAGGGGTCAACTCATGTACCTTTGGGTCTAAGGCCCTGAGCCTCACATCTACTTTGCCCTTCAGCCTGGGTACCAGCCGGTCCATCTTCTTGGAACCCCGGAAGCCATTGAGGGGAGACCCTGCATCTGAGAAGTCCTGGGGTCAGGCACACCCCTGGGCAGGGGCCCCCAATCTGAGCCCAGATACTAGACTAGGTCCTTTGCCTACCACTCTGCCCTGGGTTCGGGATAAACCCTGGGTTTTGCCTACTGACTCCTCTATGTTACAGAGAGAGGTACCTGTGGAAGTGATGGTCAGCAAAGATCCAACAGCAATGACccctggggggcagggagagccCGTGGACTTAGGAACTGAACCCCAGGGAAGGGAACAGGAGAGGGCAtcctcaggaggacctggagaGGAGGCAGACAAGGGTGAGAATAGACTAGTGCACAGTAGGGTCAGTTTAAGTGGGGGAGACTTCAAGATGGACCCTCAAAAGGCAAAGCTAGGGCAGGAGTGTTGGATCAGTTCTCTGAAGCCCTCTGTGGAAGATAGCTATGGGCGCCAAGTCAGGGAGGCAGGCTGCATGCTTCTGGAATACTTTCGACGCCTCTTCCTGGACAGTGACAATCACACTTTCTCCCTGCTCGACTCTGGCCTGGCCCTGACCACTGGTGGCCTTACCCTGACTGCTGGCAGCCAGGAACCCTCGGCTCTGCGTGTGGCCTTCCTTCCTATGGTGAGCTTCTCTGGGGGTCCCTAGGGGCTGGCTCACTTAGCCAGACAAgctgcccttccctctttttttttttttttttgtggggcaatgagggttaagtgacttgcccaggatcatacagctagtgtcaagtgtctaaggctgtatttgaactcaggtcctcctgaatccagggcctgtgctttatccactgtgccacccagctgctcctgcccttccctccccactcaaCCGCTCAGTCCTAAGCCTCCCTCCTAGGCTCTCTGTGCTCCCCACCCTGCCTGTGAAGGGTCTGATCCCACCTGGCCAAAGGGAGCCCATACTGCGGGGTGATAGACTAGGACCTAATCTCGCTAGGGTCATTCCTACTCTTGGAGGCCCCCAGATGCCAGTCTCAAAGGATTAGGGATCCTTCCCTCCAGAGGAGTCCTGGACTCCAACGAGAGAATGGAGGGTTTatgctttgtaaatctgaaaGAGCTCTGAAAATACCAGCTATTGCTCTTATTATCTCATAGTCCGCTGTGCATTTGGTGAGCTCAGGCTACATTTATAGAGCTGTACAaaggtgtgttggtaaatgtttaacaactgggctctggcgggggggggggggggggggggggggggggggggggggattgtttGCATacacacttttaggtttaatctgcaCTACCAACGCTTTGTTAAGTTTAGACAATCGATGAaacaaatcaaaccctgatttggagcgactgctgatttctgaggtgtaaatgctcacaagcTTGAATTGAGAAGCAGTTGTGACAATGGCTGACCTCAGAGACCGGAAaacctacctctgacacatactgatcgttgtgacctgggcaaatccctCTCTGAGCCCCCAggcagttttctaagtcaataaatcTCAGAATAGGTGCAAACCTTTAtgaggaaatgatttgcccaagatcccacagtTGTTTCTATATATGCATAAAGCCCATCCAAAACCACATCTTATCAGAAATATGTGTAAGAGAAATCTGGGCCACTTCCACACTTACCAATCTTGTCTACTGAAAAGtttgtgtcaaactcaaatagaaacagcgGCCACTAAACTGCACGGGCCAtgtattaacttagaaaaccacatattaacattgtctatgttttgttgtgtttttactAATTTTCTCGAATAGttccctattacattttaatctggttcagggtGCACTTAGGAGTGTGTGTGTTGAGTGTTCAACATCTCTGTTCTGTCCTTCATCCTGAAGTGATTTCCCTGGGCCCC is drawn from Dromiciops gliroides isolate mDroGli1 chromosome 2, mDroGli1.pri, whole genome shotgun sequence and contains these coding sequences:
- the LOC122739796 gene encoding uncharacterized protein LOC122739796 isoform X2, with amino-acid sequence MMETPSSSGVQCFLADSRVDHPMERGIQHLSLGDQDAPSDICQASAHQRLGSSPTRPGNGELGERPASPKSPNLPALGSTSRDSGSPLTMESDTDLTANLLPSGGMCSRCLTLRTPVTESTHGSQLPNPLLPGSPTPQDQDKEGVNSCTFGSKALSLTSTLPFSLGTSRSIFLEPRKPLRGDPASEKSWGQAHPWAGAPNLSPDTRLGPLPTTLPWVRDKPWVLPTDSSMLQREVPVEVMVSKDPTAMTPGGQGEPVDLGTEPQGREQERASSGGPGEEADKGENRLVHSRVSLSGGDFKMDPQKAKLGQECWISSLKPSVEDSYGRQVREAGCMLLEYFRRLFLDSDNHTFSLLDSGLALTTGGLTLTAGSQEPSALRVAFLPMKNGRKLGMAFPGSNLFYYYSLGRHFFVTTQLSDHWFRVQDRVTGERMLMKKVPVVSDWQKTLHHFLFLPPGPGLPVPYAVLYDRQGSLLYLMEDPGVLTVGWPPAGQQLDRLKCLLEILSFLRFCQHQGLQLEEVDSALLYTPQGICFDPSGLSSSEGPYVFRKILRNALRLVWNTPQEDSPAAEALVEPMWRWLEEDLEEARTASLVLGTAPRPQGTAEHSTS
- the LOC122739796 gene encoding uncharacterized protein LOC122739796 isoform X1; this translates as MMETPSSSGVQCFLADSRVDHPMERGIQHLSLGDQDAPSDICQASAHQRLGSSPTRPGNGELGERPASPKSPNLPALGSTSRDSGSPLTMESDTDLTANLLPSGGMCSRCLTLRTPVTESTHGSQLPNPLLPGSPTPQDQDKEGVNSCTFGSKALSLTSTLPFSLGTSRSIFLEPRKPLRGDPASEKSWGQAHPWAGAPNLSPDTRLGPLPTTLPWVRDKPWVLPTDSSMLQREVPVEVMVSKDPTAMTPGGQGEPVDLGTEPQGREQERASSGGPGEEADKGENRLVHSRVSLSGGDFKMDPQKAKLGQECWISSLKPSVEDSYGRQVREAGCMLLEYFRRLFLDSDNHTFSLLDSGLALTTGGLTLTAGSQEPSALRVAFLPMKNGRKLGMAFPGSNLFYYYSLGRHFFVTTQLSDHWFRVQDRVTGERMLMKKVPVVSDWQKTLHHFLFLPPGPGLPVPYAVLYDRQGSLLYLMEDPGVLTVGWPPAGQQLDRLKCLLEILSFLRFCQHQGLQLEEVDSALLYTPQGICFDPSGLSSSEGPYVFRKILRNALRLVWNTPQGFIWGPAGHIFPLKDPWCSCAEPPSSGFSTLGLRSWALHPRGSLLQELGGGGYLPHPKVHTQLGWDLLAPHGSACGSQNTGAS
- the LOC122739796 gene encoding uncharacterized protein LOC122739796 isoform X3 — translated: MESDTDLTANLLPSGGMCSRCLTLRTPVTESTHGSQLPNPLLPGSPTPQDQDKEGVNSCTFGSKALSLTSTLPFSLGTSRSIFLEPRKPLRGDPASEKSWGQAHPWAGAPNLSPDTRLGPLPTTLPWVRDKPWVLPTDSSMLQREVPVEVMVSKDPTAMTPGGQGEPVDLGTEPQGREQERASSGGPGEEADKGENRLVHSRVSLSGGDFKMDPQKAKLGQECWISSLKPSVEDSYGRQVREAGCMLLEYFRRLFLDSDNHTFSLLDSGLALTTGGLTLTAGSQEPSALRVAFLPMKNGRKLGMAFPGSNLFYYYSLGRHFFVTTQLSDHWFRVQDRVTGERMLMKKVPVVSDWQKTLHHFLFLPPGPGLPVPYAVLYDRQGSLLYLMEDPGVLTVGWPPAGQQLDRLKCLLEILSFLRFCQHQGLQLEEVDSALLYTPQGICFDPSGLSSSEGPYVFRKILRNALRLVWNTPQGFIWGPAGHIFPLKDPWCSCAEPPSSGFSTLGLRSWALHPRGSLLQELGGGGYLPHPKVHTQLGWDLLAPHGSACGSQNTGAS